One window of the Branchiostoma lanceolatum isolate klBraLanc5 chromosome 3, klBraLanc5.hap2, whole genome shotgun sequence genome contains the following:
- the LOC136429784 gene encoding surfeit locus protein 1-like, giving the protein MSAFSLSRVSLQCVRKGSQGGLLAARNRTFSPGTRYASQTTSRSSLLPPPHAWFLLSIPAAAFGLGTWQVQRRQWKLELIKDMEAMTNRPPVPIPTEQQDLEMMEYRPVKVRGSFDHSKEMYLLPRSLNTHDAGDGLGPRAQSGAQVVTPFHCSDTGRTILVNRGWVSKKNINPETRPDGQVTAEVEVTGLVRLNEKRAPFVPKNDIAHNRWHFRDVEAMAQLTEAQPIYIEAVGGSTVPGGPIGGQTRVQLRNEHMQYILTWYSLSILTTLGWYWTYFKKVPR; this is encoded by the coding sequence ATGAGCGCATTTTCCTTGAGTAGGGTCTCGTTACAGTGCGTCAGGAAAGGGTCACAGGGTGGCTTGTTGGCAGCAAGAAACAGGACATTTAGTCCAGGTACCAGATATGCCAGTCAGACCACCTCCCGGTCCAGcctcctcccccctccccacgcctGGTTCCTCCTGTCTATCCCTGCTGCAGCGTTTGGTCTGGGCACGTGGCAGGTCCAGAGGAGACAGTGGAAGTTAGAGTTGATCAAAGACATGGAAGCCATGACTAACAGACCTCCTGTTCCTATACCTACAGAGCAGCAGGATCTTGAGATGATGGAGTACAGACCAGTCAAAGTGAGAGGCAGTTTTGATCACTCCAAGGAGATGTACCTCCTACCCCGTTCCCTGAACACCCATGATGCAGGAGATGGGTTGGGACCCAGGGCACAGTCAGGGGCACAGGTGGTAACACCCTTCCACTGTTCAGATACAGGGAGGACAATTCTAGTGAACAGAGGATGGGTGTCCAAGAAAAACATCAATCCAGAAACAAGACCAGATGGCCAGGTTACAGCAGAGGTGGAAGTTACTGGTCTAGTGAGGTTGAATGAAAAGAGAGCACCATTTGTCCCAAAGAACGACATCGCACACAACAGATGGCACTTCAGGGATGTGGAGGCCATGGCTCAGTTAACGGAGGCTCAGCCCATCTATATAGAAGCAGTTGGAGGGAGCACTGTGCCAGGCGGACCTATAGGGGGTCAAACCAGGGTGCAGCTTAGAAATGAACATATGCAGTACATCCTCACATGGTACTCACTGAGCATCTTGACTACCTTGGGATGGTACTGGACCTACTTCAAGAAGGTGCCAAGATAA